In a genomic window of Pontibacter liquoris:
- a CDS encoding PDZ domain-containing protein, whose translation MRRITAALGLLALLALPPQAEAGRKPELTYLVNLNDRAADEFNVILQVKGLSKQNDVYQFAATAPGTYQTMDIGRFVREFKAYDKKGRELKTTQISTNQWQLSKPEKVRRISYRIAETWDTPVKENTVYKMCGTSLEQDHALINGQGVFGYLKGLQATPLRVKLDYPQSWLVGTALKLDDKGYYQAENFDQIVDSPILAGTLTKAESNFKGTTIAIYTYSKTGKVASQALMANMTAMLEAANKFVVDFPVDRYTFLYHFEDQEMGAWEHSYSSEYVFREKELTPEFAQHITDVASHEFFHIITPLNIHSEVISQFNFVTPTPSQHLWLYEGTTEWASDMMQLRNKLIDLPAYLTDLREKLYFNDRMDPNYSLQKLALTSYTPEGQKQYGNIYNRGALTAALLDIRLLELSGGKRGLREVINELSKEYGPKKAFPENDFFNIFTAKTYPEIGDFFDRYVKNAEPLPIADYYSKLGITYLPVVKTNEQKPFLGYDFTVTPEGAIVFVEVADELAKAGLHNQDQLIAKDGVPVTLQNAQEELMKLVAAKPGNKITYTVLRNGVKQQVSTTVLQRDAVQKHVFELNPQATPEQLALRNSWLQNM comes from the coding sequence ATGAGAAGAATTACCGCCGCCCTTGGCTTACTTGCACTTCTTGCTTTGCCGCCCCAGGCTGAGGCCGGAAGAAAGCCCGAGCTCACCTACCTGGTCAACCTCAACGACAGGGCAGCCGATGAATTTAACGTGATCCTGCAGGTAAAAGGGCTCTCCAAACAAAACGATGTGTACCAGTTTGCGGCAACAGCCCCGGGCACCTACCAGACCATGGACATCGGCCGTTTTGTGCGCGAGTTTAAAGCCTACGATAAAAAGGGCCGCGAGCTGAAAACTACCCAGATCAGCACTAACCAGTGGCAGCTGAGCAAACCTGAAAAAGTGCGCCGCATCAGCTACCGCATTGCCGAAACTTGGGACACCCCTGTGAAAGAGAATACCGTGTATAAAATGTGCGGCACCTCGCTGGAGCAGGACCATGCCCTCATAAACGGACAGGGCGTATTTGGCTACCTGAAAGGATTACAGGCCACGCCGCTGCGCGTAAAGCTGGACTACCCGCAGAGCTGGCTCGTGGGCACCGCCCTCAAGCTGGATGATAAAGGCTATTACCAGGCCGAGAACTTCGACCAGATCGTGGATTCGCCTATACTTGCCGGCACCCTGACCAAAGCCGAAAGCAACTTTAAAGGCACTACTATTGCCATTTATACTTACTCCAAAACCGGTAAAGTAGCGTCGCAGGCGCTGATGGCCAACATGACGGCCATGCTGGAAGCGGCAAATAAGTTCGTGGTCGATTTCCCGGTAGACCGCTACACGTTTCTCTACCATTTCGAAGACCAGGAAATGGGCGCCTGGGAGCATTCCTACAGCTCGGAGTATGTGTTCCGGGAAAAAGAGCTTACGCCCGAGTTTGCGCAGCACATCACCGATGTGGCCTCGCATGAATTCTTCCACATCATCACCCCACTCAACATCCACAGCGAGGTCATTTCGCAGTTTAACTTCGTAACGCCAACGCCTTCGCAGCACCTGTGGCTCTACGAAGGCACCACCGAGTGGGCCTCGGATATGATGCAGCTGCGCAACAAGCTCATCGACCTGCCCGCTTACCTGACCGACCTGCGCGAAAAGTTATACTTTAACGACCGCATGGACCCGAACTACAGCCTGCAGAAACTAGCCCTGACCTCGTATACCCCCGAAGGCCAGAAGCAATACGGCAACATCTACAACCGCGGTGCCCTGACAGCTGCCTTGCTCGATATCCGCTTGCTGGAACTATCGGGTGGAAAGCGCGGCCTGCGCGAGGTGATCAATGAGCTCTCGAAGGAGTATGGCCCGAAAAAGGCGTTCCCGGAAAATGATTTCTTCAACATTTTCACTGCTAAAACATACCCCGAGATCGGCGACTTCTTTGACCGTTATGTTAAAAACGCTGAGCCGCTGCCTATTGCCGACTATTACAGCAAGCTGGGCATAACGTATTTGCCGGTTGTGAAAACAAACGAGCAGAAGCCTTTTCTGGGCTATGATTTCACGGTAACCCCGGAAGGCGCGATCGTTTTTGTAGAGGTAGCTGATGAACTGGCCAAAGCCGGCCTGCACAACCAGGACCAGCTGATCGCGAAAGATGGTGTTCCGGTAACTCTGCAGAATGCGCAGGAAGAACTTATGAAACTTGTGGCGGCAAAGCCCGGTAATAAAATCACCTATACTGTTTTGCGCAACGGCGTGAAGCAGCAGGTAAGCACCACCGTACTGCAGCGCGATGCCGTACAGAAGCATGTTTTTGAGCTAAACCCGCAGGCTACGCCCGAGCAACTGGCCCTGCGTAACAGCTGGCTGCAGAACATGTAA
- a CDS encoding amidohydrolase family protein, translating to MKITKRYISALAALLLSVPVWAQVPAPAPKQSKPVLLKGATLHVGNGTVIENAAVAFSNGKITYAGPQSGADLSGYEVVDVTGQQIYPGLIHPNSGLGLNEIESVRATIDAQEVGQFNPNVRSVVAYNTDSDIIPTIRTNGVLMTQVTPAGGTISGTSSVVQLDAWNWEDAIVKGDEGVHLNWPGMLVETGNPEIDKRLARMKEQREQTLTDLAALMRDASVYKTGKHDNQNLKLTALTGLFDGTKKLYIHADYGKEILEAVNFAKKYGVKDMVLVGGRDALVVADFLKANNIPVIYSGVHALPSRAEEDVDGPYKMPFLLQQAGLLVALDYDLSVHGIRNLPFIAGTAAAYGLNKEQALATVTLNTARILGIDKQAGSVEVGKDATLVVSAGDLLDMRTNNVTQAFIQGRKIDLNNKQTYLYKKFESKYKAQQDAAATTGAAAPSSGH from the coding sequence ATGAAAATCACGAAAAGATATATATCTGCGCTGGCTGCCCTGCTGCTTAGTGTGCCTGTGTGGGCACAGGTTCCAGCGCCGGCACCCAAGCAAAGCAAGCCTGTTTTGCTTAAAGGTGCAACGCTGCACGTCGGCAACGGCACGGTGATCGAGAATGCTGCCGTAGCCTTCAGCAATGGCAAAATAACCTATGCCGGTCCGCAAAGTGGCGCCGACCTGAGCGGCTACGAGGTGGTGGACGTGACAGGCCAGCAAATCTATCCCGGCCTAATCCATCCCAATTCCGGCCTGGGCCTGAACGAGATCGAGAGCGTACGCGCTACCATTGATGCGCAGGAAGTGGGGCAGTTTAACCCCAATGTGCGCTCGGTGGTAGCCTATAACACTGATTCCGATATCATCCCGACCATCCGAACCAACGGGGTGCTGATGACGCAGGTAACGCCTGCTGGCGGAACGATCTCCGGAACCTCGTCGGTGGTGCAGCTGGATGCCTGGAACTGGGAGGATGCAATTGTAAAAGGCGATGAAGGGGTGCACCTGAACTGGCCTGGCATGCTGGTAGAAACCGGCAACCCGGAAATTGATAAACGCCTGGCCCGCATGAAGGAGCAGCGTGAGCAGACCCTGACCGACCTGGCCGCCCTGATGCGGGATGCCAGCGTGTATAAAACCGGCAAGCACGACAACCAGAACCTGAAATTAACCGCCTTGACGGGCCTCTTTGATGGGACTAAAAAGCTGTACATCCACGCAGACTATGGCAAGGAGATACTGGAAGCTGTTAATTTTGCGAAGAAGTATGGCGTAAAGGACATGGTGCTGGTAGGCGGCCGCGATGCGCTGGTAGTAGCCGATTTCCTGAAAGCAAACAACATTCCAGTGATCTACTCCGGGGTGCATGCCTTGCCTTCCCGTGCGGAAGAAGATGTGGACGGTCCTTACAAAATGCCTTTCCTGCTGCAGCAGGCCGGTTTGCTCGTTGCCCTGGATTATGACCTGAGCGTACATGGTATCCGCAACCTGCCGTTTATTGCCGGCACCGCCGCCGCCTATGGTCTGAACAAAGAGCAGGCTCTGGCCACGGTTACGTTGAATACCGCCAGAATATTAGGCATCGACAAGCAGGCAGGTTCTGTGGAAGTAGGCAAAGACGCCACCCTGGTGGTTTCTGCCGGCGACCTGCTGGACATGCGCACCAACAATGTGACGCAGGCGTTCATCCAGGGTCGTAAAATAGACCTGAACAACAAGCAGACCTACCTGTATAAAAAGTTTGAGAGCAAGTATAAAGCACAGCAGGACGCTGCCGCTACCACCGGTGCTGCCGCCCCATCGTCAGGCCACTAG
- a CDS encoding AgrD family cyclic lactone autoinducer peptide produces the protein MEGRLSLYYTCILFLHQPKVPFEGVGGCSSLSLTNQLIL, from the coding sequence GTGGAAGGGAGGTTAAGCCTTTACTACACTTGCATTCTGTTCCTCCATCAGCCTAAAGTCCCCTTTGAGGGGGTAGGGGGATGTTCTTCTTTATCCTTAACTAATCAGCTTATACTCTGA